From one Streptomyces chromofuscus genomic stretch:
- a CDS encoding gamma-glutamyltransferase family protein codes for MRFTTRPTLQGTFGMVSSTHWLASQCAMAMLEDGGNAYDAAVAGAFVLHVVEPHLNGPAGEVPILIAPAGGEVRVVCGQGVAPAGASVAHYRGLGLDLVPGTGPLAAAVPGAFDAWMLLLRDHGTKPLADVLKYAIGYAEHGHAPVERVGETVETVRELFETEWTSSAAVYLPGGRAPRPGELLRNPALAATWKRLLAEVAGAGDRQAQIEAAREVWRTGFIAEALVRQAARPTLDTSGEHQSGTLTAADLAGWSATYETPATYDWNGWTVCKAGPWSQGPVLLQQLALLPDDLPEYGSADYVHLLVEGGKLAMADREAWYGDAREVPLDDLLSAPYNARRRSLVGDRASYELRPGSPGGRTPRLCAHAHVPAPEDAGFSPMGVGEPTVAKSPTSPVPGEPDVAGDGGTRGDTCHLDVVDRWGNMVAATPSGGWLQSNPVVPELGFPLGTRLQMTWLEEGLPNSLTPGRRPRTTLTPSIALRDGVPVMAFGTPGGDQQDQWQLHFFLAVALRSPVRGGLDLQGAIDAPNWHNDSFPGSFYPRGMRPGSVTVEGRISPGVVEELRRRGHRVTVSDDWSEGRLCAVARDPETGVLSAAANPRGMQGYAVGR; via the coding sequence ATGCGGTTCACCACCCGCCCCACCCTCCAGGGCACCTTCGGCATGGTGTCCTCCACCCACTGGCTCGCCTCGCAGTGCGCGATGGCCATGCTGGAGGACGGCGGTAACGCCTACGACGCCGCCGTGGCCGGGGCCTTCGTGCTGCATGTCGTCGAGCCGCACCTCAACGGTCCCGCCGGGGAGGTGCCGATACTGATCGCGCCCGCCGGCGGCGAGGTACGGGTGGTGTGCGGCCAGGGTGTGGCGCCCGCCGGAGCGAGCGTCGCCCACTACCGGGGGCTCGGGCTCGACCTCGTTCCCGGCACCGGTCCGCTCGCCGCCGCCGTACCGGGCGCCTTCGACGCCTGGATGCTGCTGCTGCGCGACCACGGCACGAAGCCGCTCGCCGACGTCCTGAAGTACGCCATCGGGTACGCGGAGCACGGGCACGCGCCCGTGGAGCGCGTCGGCGAGACCGTCGAGACCGTGCGTGAGCTGTTCGAGACGGAGTGGACCTCGTCGGCGGCGGTCTATCTGCCGGGGGGCAGGGCACCGCGTCCGGGCGAACTGCTGCGCAACCCCGCCCTCGCCGCCACCTGGAAGCGGCTGCTCGCCGAGGTCGCCGGCGCCGGGGACCGTCAGGCGCAGATCGAGGCGGCCCGGGAGGTGTGGCGCACCGGGTTCATCGCCGAGGCACTGGTACGGCAGGCCGCGCGGCCCACGCTGGACACCAGCGGCGAGCACCAGAGCGGCACGCTCACGGCCGCCGACCTCGCCGGCTGGTCCGCGACCTACGAGACACCGGCGACGTACGACTGGAACGGCTGGACCGTGTGCAAGGCAGGCCCCTGGAGCCAGGGCCCGGTGCTGCTCCAGCAGCTCGCCCTGCTGCCGGACGACCTGCCGGAGTACGGCTCCGCGGACTACGTCCACCTGCTGGTGGAAGGCGGCAAGCTGGCCATGGCCGACCGCGAGGCCTGGTACGGGGACGCGCGCGAGGTGCCGCTCGACGACCTGCTGTCGGCGCCCTACAACGCACGGCGGCGCAGCCTCGTCGGGGACCGGGCGTCGTACGAGCTGCGGCCGGGCAGCCCTGGCGGGCGCACCCCGCGGCTGTGCGCCCACGCGCACGTGCCGGCCCCCGAGGACGCGGGCTTCAGCCCGATGGGCGTGGGGGAGCCGACCGTCGCCAAGAGCCCGACCTCCCCGGTACCGGGCGAGCCCGACGTCGCCGGCGACGGCGGCACCCGCGGCGACACCTGTCACCTGGATGTCGTCGACCGGTGGGGCAACATGGTCGCCGCCACGCCCAGCGGGGGCTGGCTCCAGTCCAACCCCGTCGTGCCCGAGCTGGGCTTCCCGCTGGGCACGCGGTTGCAGATGACGTGGCTGGAGGAAGGGCTGCCGAATTCGCTCACGCCGGGGCGGCGGCCCAGGACCACGCTCACACCGTCGATCGCGCTGCGTGACGGGGTGCCCGTGATGGCGTTCGGCACGCCCGGCGGCGACCAGCAGGACCAGTGGCAGCTGCACTTCTTCCTGGCGGTCGCCCTGCGCTCCCCGGTCCGCGGCGGGCTCGACCTCCAGGGCGCGATCGACGCCCCGAACTGGCACAACGACAGCTTTCCCGGCTCCTTCTACCCGCGCGGGATGCGCCCCGGGAGCGTGACGGTCGAGGGACGGATCTCCCCGGGCGTGGTCGAGGAGTTGCGACGCCGCGGTCATCGCGTCACGGTGAGTGACGACTGGTCGGAGGGGCGGCTGTGCGCGGTGGCGCGGGACCCGGAGACGGGCGTGCTGTCGGCGGCGGCCAATCCGCGCGGGATGCAGGGGTACGCGGTCGGAAGGTGA
- a CDS encoding inositol monophosphatase family protein, translated as MFEETETIDEFLARHSADVEDAVRKAAAAEIMPRFRQLAAHEVDQKSGPHDLVTDADRLAERHLTEALGALLPGSVVVGEEAVHANPATYEAIRGDAPVWIIDPVDGTRQFVHGDDGFCTLVALAHHGVVLASWTYAAARDQLATAVRGQGAFLDGERLFAGPPTPGRDLRVATSHPDYTTDEEKRALLGLWTDGVAPRECGSAGLEYLAVARGESDATAFSWEAAWDHAAGLLLVEEAGGTHLTRTGEPFRITGGNTLPFTAARDAATARRVATLLASGV; from the coding sequence ATGTTCGAAGAGACGGAAACCATCGACGAGTTTCTCGCCCGTCACTCGGCCGACGTCGAGGACGCCGTGCGCAAGGCGGCCGCGGCCGAGATCATGCCGCGCTTCCGGCAGCTGGCCGCACACGAGGTCGACCAGAAGAGCGGCCCGCACGACCTGGTCACGGACGCCGACCGGCTGGCCGAGCGGCACCTCACCGAGGCGCTCGGCGCCCTGCTCCCCGGCTCCGTGGTGGTCGGCGAGGAGGCGGTGCACGCCAACCCGGCGACGTACGAGGCGATACGCGGGGACGCCCCGGTCTGGATCATCGACCCCGTCGACGGGACCCGGCAGTTCGTCCACGGCGACGACGGCTTCTGCACGCTGGTCGCCCTCGCGCACCACGGTGTCGTGCTGGCCTCGTGGACCTACGCGGCCGCCCGCGACCAGCTGGCCACGGCCGTCCGCGGCCAGGGCGCCTTCCTCGACGGCGAGCGACTGTTCGCCGGCCCGCCCACCCCGGGGCGTGACCTGCGGGTCGCCACCTCCCACCCGGACTACACGACCGACGAGGAGAAGCGCGCGCTGCTCGGCCTGTGGACGGACGGCGTCGCCCCGCGCGAGTGCGGCTCGGCCGGGCTGGAGTATCTCGCCGTCGCCCGGGGCGAGTCGGACGCAACTGCTTTCTCCTGGGAAGCGGCGTGGGATCATGCGGCGGGCCTGCTGCTGGTCGAGGAGGCGGGCGGCACCCACCTGACCCGCACGGGCGAGCCGTTCCGGATCACGGGCGGCAACACCCTGCCCTTCACCGCGGCCCGCGACGCGGCCACGGCCCGACGGGTGGCGACACTGCTGGCCTCGGGGGTCTGA
- a CDS encoding phytoene desaturase family protein — MLDAVVVGAGPNGLTAAVELARRGFSVSLFEARDTIGGGARTEELTLPGFRHDPCSAAHPLGINSPAFRALPLDRYGLEWLHAELPMAHPFPDGTAAVLSRSVGETAASLGPRDAGTYRRLVEPFLPHWDTLARDFMSLPLTALPRDPVTLARFGLVGLPPSTWLTRRFRDEGAKALFAGLVAHVMAPLTGFATGAIGLVFALAAHARGWPVARGGSQSISDALAAYLKDLGGTIHTDYEVKRLDDLPPARAYVFDTSPTALARIAGFGRYYEGFRYGPGVFKIDYALDGPVPWTAEEPRAAGTVQIGGSSAEIGTALREASRLGRAPDRPFLITVQPSVVDPTRAPEGRHVFWAYGHVPSGWTGDLTDAVERQLERFAPGFRDRVLARATAGPPELAARNANYVGGDIASGAVSGLQILLRPRLSLHPYRTPHPAVYICSSATPPGPGVHGMSGHNAAKAVWRRLRQT, encoded by the coding sequence ATGCTCGATGCGGTCGTGGTGGGTGCGGGGCCGAACGGACTGACCGCCGCAGTGGAGCTGGCCCGCCGCGGCTTCTCCGTGTCGTTGTTCGAGGCGCGGGACACGATCGGCGGCGGCGCCCGCACCGAGGAGCTCACGCTCCCCGGCTTCCGCCACGACCCGTGCTCCGCGGCCCATCCCCTCGGCATCAACTCCCCGGCGTTCCGGGCCCTGCCCCTGGACCGCTACGGCCTGGAGTGGCTGCACGCCGAGCTGCCCATGGCCCACCCCTTCCCGGACGGCACCGCCGCCGTCCTGTCCCGTTCGGTCGGTGAGACGGCCGCCTCCCTCGGACCGCGCGACGCGGGGACGTACCGCAGACTGGTCGAGCCTTTCCTGCCCCATTGGGACACGCTGGCCCGCGACTTCATGTCCCTGCCGCTCACCGCGCTGCCCCGCGACCCGGTGACCCTCGCCCGCTTCGGCCTGGTCGGCCTGCCCCCGTCCACCTGGCTGACCCGCCGCTTCCGCGACGAAGGCGCCAAGGCCCTTTTCGCCGGCCTCGTCGCCCATGTGATGGCCCCGCTGACCGGCTTCGCCACCGGCGCGATCGGCCTGGTCTTCGCCCTCGCCGCGCACGCCCGGGGCTGGCCCGTGGCCCGTGGCGGCTCCCAGTCCATCTCGGACGCGCTCGCCGCGTACCTGAAGGACCTCGGCGGCACGATCCACACCGACTACGAGGTCAAGCGCCTCGACGACCTGCCGCCCGCGCGCGCGTACGTCTTCGACACCTCGCCCACCGCCCTGGCCCGCATCGCGGGCTTCGGCCGCTACTACGAGGGGTTCCGGTACGGCCCCGGCGTCTTCAAGATCGATTACGCGCTGGACGGCCCGGTCCCGTGGACCGCCGAGGAGCCGCGCGCGGCCGGGACCGTGCAGATCGGCGGCAGCAGCGCGGAGATCGGTACCGCCCTGCGCGAGGCGTCCCGCCTGGGCCGCGCGCCCGACCGGCCGTTCCTCATCACCGTGCAGCCCAGCGTCGTCGACCCCACCCGGGCTCCCGAGGGCCGGCACGTCTTCTGGGCGTACGGCCATGTCCCGAGCGGCTGGACCGGCGACCTCACCGACGCCGTCGAGCGCCAACTGGAGCGTTTCGCCCCGGGGTTCAGGGACCGCGTCCTCGCCCGCGCCACCGCCGGACCGCCCGAACTGGCCGCCCGCAACGCCAACTACGTCGGCGGCGACATCGCCTCCGGCGCGGTCAGCGGACTGCAGATCCTGCTGCGGCCCAGGTTGTCCCTGCACCCGTACAGGACGCCGCATCCCGCCGTGTACATCTGCTCCTCCGCCACCCCGCCGGGACCGGGCGTGCACGGCATGTCGGGGCACAACGCGGCGAAGGCCGTGTGGCGGAGGCTGCGGCAGACATGA
- a CDS encoding O-acetyl-ADP-ribose deacetylase: MTPTITLVQGDITEQSADAVVNAANSSLLGGGGVDGAIHRRGGPAILEDCRRLRAARYGKGLPTGQAVATTAGELDARWVIHTVGPVHSREEDRSELLASCYRESLRVADDLGARTVAFPAVSTGVYGWPMDDAARIAIETVRTTRTSVEEIRFVLFDRRAYEAFARQMG; the protein is encoded by the coding sequence ATGACCCCCACCATCACGCTCGTCCAGGGCGACATCACCGAGCAGAGCGCCGACGCCGTCGTCAACGCGGCCAACTCCTCGCTGCTGGGCGGCGGAGGCGTGGACGGCGCCATCCACCGGCGCGGCGGCCCCGCGATCCTGGAGGACTGCCGCAGGCTGCGCGCCGCCCGGTACGGCAAGGGCCTGCCGACCGGACAGGCGGTCGCCACGACGGCGGGCGAACTGGACGCGCGCTGGGTGATCCACACCGTGGGACCGGTCCACTCCCGCGAGGAGGACCGCTCCGAGCTGCTGGCGTCCTGCTACCGGGAGTCGCTGCGCGTCGCCGACGACCTGGGCGCCCGTACCGTCGCGTTCCCCGCCGTCTCCACGGGCGTGTACGGCTGGCCGATGGACGACGCCGCGCGGATCGCGATCGAGACGGTGCGGACCACGCGGACGTCGGTCGAGGAGATCAGGTTCGTGCTCTTCGACCGACGGGCGTACGAGGCGTTCGCGCGACAGATGGGCTGA
- a CDS encoding phosphoribosyltransferase, with protein sequence MRFRDRAHAGRELAGHLRILQEKGTLPDPVVLALPRGGVTVAREVARALGAPLDVLVVRKIGAPFQEEFGVGAIAGDEPPFFDTRALDQLGLNEAELAPIVARERTELHRREQRYRQNRPPAELRGRTAILVDDGLATGSTARAAVRAVRHREPERVVVAAPVCSHEAVELLRGEADDVVCLMRPSPFHAVGLWYEDFEQLTDEDVLQALHGG encoded by the coding sequence ATGCGTTTCCGTGACCGTGCGCACGCCGGCCGGGAACTGGCCGGGCATCTGCGCATCCTCCAGGAGAAGGGGACGCTCCCGGACCCCGTGGTCCTCGCCCTGCCCCGTGGCGGTGTCACGGTGGCCCGGGAGGTCGCGCGGGCCCTGGGCGCGCCGCTGGACGTGCTGGTCGTCCGCAAGATCGGAGCGCCGTTCCAGGAGGAGTTCGGGGTCGGCGCCATCGCGGGCGACGAACCGCCGTTCTTCGACACCCGGGCCCTGGACCAGCTGGGTCTGAACGAGGCCGAGCTGGCCCCGATCGTGGCCCGGGAGCGGACGGAGCTGCACCGTAGGGAACAGCGCTACCGCCAGAACCGGCCCCCCGCCGAACTGCGCGGACGCACTGCCATCCTCGTCGACGACGGACTGGCCACCGGATCCACCGCCCGGGCCGCCGTGCGGGCGGTGCGGCACCGGGAGCCCGAGCGGGTGGTCGTCGCCGCGCCGGTCTGCTCGCACGAGGCCGTCGAACTGCTGCGCGGCGAGGCCGACGACGTGGTGTGCCTGATGCGGCCGAGCCCGTTCCACGCGGTCGGCCTCTGGTACGAGGACTTCGAACAGCTGACGGACGAGGACGTGCTGCAAGCGCTGCACGGCGGCTGA
- a CDS encoding DUF6343 family protein: MTHGQPVPRDRSGTTGRRRPRTGTEPRTARSALRLRLLLTAVFLPVFAAATVLFAVWAANSSPADSPGPEALTGLAVACGAPALVPALDRVVVRRRMRQERAGRRV; the protein is encoded by the coding sequence ATGACCCACGGACAGCCGGTGCCCCGCGATCGGTCCGGCACGACCGGTCGCCGCCGGCCCCGTACCGGCACCGAACCCCGCACCGCCCGGAGCGCGCTTCGGCTGCGCCTGCTGCTGACCGCCGTCTTCCTGCCGGTCTTCGCCGCGGCGACCGTGCTGTTCGCCGTCTGGGCCGCGAACTCCTCGCCCGCCGACTCACCCGGTCCCGAGGCACTGACCGGCCTCGCCGTCGCCTGCGGCGCGCCGGCCCTGGTCCCCGCCCTGGACCGGGTGGTCGTACGGCGCCGGATGCGGCAGGAGCGCGCCGGGCGGCGGGTCTGA
- the lpdA gene encoding dihydrolipoyl dehydrogenase: MDEQDERFDVVVLGAGPGGYVAAVRAAQLGKRVAVVEEKYWGGVCLNVGCIPTKALLRNAELAHIVTREARTFGIKVDGEVSFDYGEAFRRSRRVADGRVKGVHYLMKKNKITEFDGRGTFLDPHTLRVADHEGNTRTIGFEHCIIATGATPKLLPGTRRTSRVVTYEEQILAEDLPRSVVIAGAGAIGVEFAYVMHNYGVKVTVVEFLDRVAPTEDADVSAELARQYRRLGIDVMTSTRVDAVDESGPQVRVTVTAKDGSQQVLEADKVLQAIGFAPNVTGYGLENTGVRVTERGAIDVDGRCRTSVPHIYAIGDVTAKLMLAHAAEAMGVVAAETLADAETMELDYTMIPRATYCRPQIASFGHTEAQARELGHDVKVAKFPFTANGKAHGLGDTTGFVKLISDARYGELLGGHLIGPDVTELLPELTLAQQWDLTVHEVARNVHAHPTLGEAVKEAVHGLAGHMINL, translated from the coding sequence ATGGACGAGCAGGACGAGCGCTTCGACGTCGTCGTTCTCGGAGCCGGCCCCGGCGGTTACGTCGCGGCCGTCCGGGCCGCCCAGCTGGGCAAGCGCGTCGCCGTCGTGGAGGAGAAGTACTGGGGCGGCGTCTGCCTGAACGTCGGCTGCATTCCCACCAAGGCCCTGCTGCGCAACGCCGAGCTCGCGCACATCGTCACCCGCGAGGCCAGGACCTTCGGCATCAAGGTGGACGGCGAGGTCTCCTTCGACTACGGCGAGGCGTTCCGGCGCAGCCGCCGGGTCGCGGACGGCCGGGTCAAGGGCGTGCACTACCTGATGAAGAAGAACAAGATCACGGAGTTCGACGGCCGCGGCACGTTCCTCGACCCGCACACGCTCCGGGTCGCCGACCACGAGGGCAACACCCGCACCATCGGCTTCGAGCACTGCATCATCGCCACCGGCGCCACGCCCAAGCTGCTGCCCGGCACGCGGCGCACCTCGCGCGTGGTGACGTACGAGGAGCAGATCCTGGCCGAGGACCTGCCGCGGTCGGTCGTCATCGCGGGCGCGGGGGCGATCGGCGTCGAGTTCGCTTACGTGATGCACAACTACGGCGTGAAGGTCACCGTCGTCGAGTTCCTGGACCGCGTCGCGCCGACCGAGGACGCCGACGTCTCGGCCGAGCTGGCCCGGCAGTACCGCAGGCTGGGCATCGACGTGATGACCTCGACCCGCGTCGACGCCGTCGACGAGTCGGGCCCGCAGGTCCGCGTCACGGTCACCGCCAAGGACGGCTCGCAGCAGGTCCTGGAGGCCGACAAGGTGCTCCAGGCGATCGGTTTCGCGCCGAACGTCACGGGCTACGGCCTGGAGAACACCGGCGTCCGCGTCACCGAGCGCGGCGCGATCGACGTCGACGGCCGCTGCCGCACGTCCGTGCCGCACATCTACGCCATCGGCGACGTCACCGCGAAGCTGATGCTCGCGCACGCGGCCGAGGCGATGGGCGTGGTCGCCGCGGAAACCCTCGCGGACGCCGAGACGATGGAGCTGGACTACACGATGATCCCGCGCGCCACCTACTGCCGGCCGCAGATCGCGAGCTTCGGCCACACCGAGGCGCAGGCGCGCGAGCTGGGCCACGACGTGAAGGTCGCGAAGTTCCCGTTCACCGCGAACGGCAAGGCGCACGGTCTCGGCGACACCACCGGCTTCGTGAAGCTGATCAGCGACGCCCGGTACGGGGAGCTGCTCGGCGGCCATCTGATCGGCCCGGACGTGACCGAACTGCTGCCCGAGCTGACCCTGGCCCAGCAGTGGGACCTGACCGTCCACGAGGTCGCGCGCAACGTGCACGCCCACCCGACGCTGGGCGAGGCCGTGAAGGAGGCGGTGCACGGCCTGGCCGGTCACATGATCAACCTGTGA
- a CDS encoding DUF7144 family membrane protein: MAQHAAHQTGTPQTGPTGRRAGWVTGGVMFAGVLMLVGGVLSVLQGIAAIAEDDVYARVGTYVYELDLTGWGWIHLVVGVLVAVTGWGLLMGAGWARIAGITLAAISLILQFLFLPYQPVWSVVMMAIDVFVIWALASWREPVR; encoded by the coding sequence ATGGCTCAGCACGCTGCACATCAGACGGGAACCCCGCAGACCGGTCCGACGGGCCGCCGCGCGGGATGGGTGACCGGCGGCGTCATGTTCGCCGGAGTGCTGATGCTGGTCGGCGGTGTGCTGTCGGTGCTGCAGGGCATCGCGGCGATCGCCGAGGACGACGTCTACGCCCGCGTCGGCACGTACGTCTACGAGCTGGACCTCACCGGATGGGGCTGGATCCACCTGGTCGTCGGCGTCCTGGTGGCCGTCACCGGCTGGGGCCTGCTGATGGGGGCCGGCTGGGCGCGCATCGCCGGTATCACCCTGGCCGCGATCAGCCTGATCCTGCAGTTTCTCTTCCTGCCGTACCAGCCCGTCTGGTCGGTCGTGATGATGGCGATCGACGTCTTCGTGATCTGGGCCCTGGCCTCCTGGCGGGAGCCCGTGCGCTGA
- a CDS encoding ArsR/SmtB family transcription factor produces MGHGAAATSAAERVRLDEGNVAKVATTLQALSTPSRLLILARLREGPLPATELAAEVGMEQSACSHQLRLLRNLGLVVGERHGRSIVYALHDHHVAELLDQAVYHVEHLRLGISDATE; encoded by the coding sequence ATGGGTCATGGAGCCGCCGCCACCTCAGCCGCCGAGCGCGTACGCCTGGACGAGGGCAACGTGGCGAAGGTGGCCACCACCCTCCAGGCGCTGTCCACCCCCTCCCGTCTGCTGATCCTGGCGCGGCTGCGCGAAGGGCCGCTGCCCGCCACGGAGTTGGCCGCCGAGGTGGGCATGGAGCAGTCGGCCTGCTCGCACCAGCTGAGACTGCTGCGCAACCTCGGTCTGGTGGTCGGCGAGCGCCATGGCCGGTCGATCGTCTACGCGCTGCACGACCACCATGTCGCCGAACTCCTCGACCAGGCCGTCTATCACGTGGAGCATCTGCGGCTGGGCATCAGCGACGCGACCGAGTAG
- a CDS encoding heavy metal translocating P-type ATPase: protein MVARVSATLTPRTAPPSRTLPAPRRRTRVLALPEARWALAALVAFLLGLALDLGGAPAWAFGPLYAVAYVTGGWEPALEGLRALRGKTLDVDLLMIVAALGAAAIGQVLDGALLIVIFATSGALEALATARTADSVRGLLDLAPAVATRITADGHEETVPTSALAVGDVLLVRPGERIGADGQVLDGTGEADEATITGEPLPVLKRPGDEVFAGTLNGTGALRVRVERDPADSVIARIVTLVEEASRTKAPTQLFIEKVEQRYAVGVVAATLAVFAVPLAFGADLTDALLRAMTFMIVASPCAVVLATMPPLLSAIANAGRHGVLVKSAVAMERLGEIDTAALDKTGTLTEGAPEVTDVSPLPGSGLDEDGLLALAAAAEHPSEHPLARAIVGAARAKGLPIAAAAGFTALPGRGVTAVVDGREVRVGRAEAGAGRDDGATVVRVLRDGTEVGTLALTDRLRPDAPATAAALTALTGTAPVLLTGDNARTAARVAEATGLTDVRAGLLPEDKVKALRELQDSGRTVLFVGDGVNDAPALAAAHSGVAMGRAGSDLALETADAVVVRDELITVPAVVRLSRAARRLVVQNLVIAGTFISVLVVWDLAGHLPLPLGVAGHEGSTVLVGLNGLRLLRESAWRSGPGLDRKG from the coding sequence ATGGTGGCCCGCGTGTCAGCGACTCTCACGCCGCGAACGGCGCCCCCGTCCCGCACCCTGCCGGCTCCCCGCCGCCGCACCCGCGTCCTGGCCCTGCCCGAGGCCCGCTGGGCGCTGGCCGCGCTGGTGGCCTTCCTGCTCGGCCTCGCCCTGGACCTCGGCGGCGCCCCCGCCTGGGCGTTCGGCCCGCTGTACGCCGTCGCGTACGTCACGGGCGGCTGGGAACCGGCGCTGGAAGGGCTGCGCGCCCTGCGCGGGAAGACCCTCGACGTGGACCTGCTGATGATCGTCGCGGCGCTGGGCGCGGCGGCGATCGGCCAGGTCCTCGACGGAGCCCTGCTGATCGTCATCTTCGCCACGTCCGGCGCGCTGGAGGCGCTCGCCACCGCCCGCACCGCCGACTCCGTGCGCGGCCTGCTCGACCTCGCCCCCGCGGTCGCGACCCGGATCACGGCGGACGGGCACGAGGAGACCGTGCCGACGTCCGCGCTGGCCGTCGGTGACGTGCTGCTGGTGCGGCCGGGGGAGCGGATCGGCGCCGACGGCCAGGTGCTGGACGGCACCGGCGAGGCCGACGAGGCCACCATCACCGGCGAGCCCCTGCCGGTGCTCAAGCGCCCCGGCGACGAGGTCTTCGCGGGCACCCTCAACGGCACCGGCGCGTTGCGCGTCCGCGTGGAACGCGACCCCGCCGACTCGGTGATCGCCCGGATCGTGACGCTGGTCGAGGAGGCGTCCCGGACCAAGGCGCCGACACAGCTGTTCATCGAGAAGGTCGAACAGCGTTACGCGGTGGGCGTGGTGGCCGCGACGCTCGCCGTCTTCGCCGTGCCGCTCGCCTTCGGCGCCGACCTCACGGACGCGCTGCTGCGGGCGATGACTTTCATGATCGTCGCCTCGCCGTGCGCGGTGGTGCTGGCCACCATGCCGCCGCTGCTGTCGGCGATCGCCAACGCCGGGCGGCACGGCGTGCTGGTGAAGTCGGCGGTGGCGATGGAGCGGCTCGGGGAGATCGACACCGCCGCTCTGGACAAGACCGGCACCCTGACCGAGGGCGCGCCCGAGGTGACGGACGTGTCGCCGCTGCCGGGATCCGGGCTCGACGAGGACGGGCTGCTCGCGCTCGCCGCGGCGGCCGAGCACCCCAGCGAGCACCCCCTGGCGCGCGCGATCGTGGGCGCGGCCCGGGCCAAGGGGCTGCCGATCGCCGCCGCCGCGGGCTTCACCGCCCTGCCGGGGCGGGGGGTCACGGCCGTGGTGGACGGGCGCGAGGTGCGCGTCGGCCGGGCGGAGGCCGGCGCGGGCCGCGACGACGGCGCCACCGTCGTGCGGGTGCTGCGCGACGGCACCGAGGTCGGCACCCTCGCCCTCACCGACCGCCTCCGCCCCGACGCCCCCGCGACCGCCGCCGCGCTCACCGCCCTGACCGGCACCGCGCCCGTCCTGCTCACCGGCGACAACGCCCGCACCGCCGCCCGCGTCGCCGAGGCCACCGGCCTCACCGACGTCCGCGCGGGCCTGCTGCCCGAGGACAAGGTGAAGGCCCTGCGGGAACTGCAGGACAGTGGCCGCACGGTGCTCTTCGTCGGCGACGGCGTCAACGACGCGCCCGCCCTCGCCGCCGCCCACTCCGGCGTGGCGATGGGGCGCGCGGGCTCCGACCTCGCGCTGGAGACCGCGGACGCCGTCGTGGTACGCGACGAACTCATCACCGTCCCGGCCGTCGTACGGCTGTCCCGGGCCGCCCGCCGCCTCGTCGTCCAGAACCTGGTCATCGCCGGTACGTTCATCTCCGTGCTGGTCGTCTGGGACCTGGCCGGCCATCTGCCGCTGCCGCTCGGCGTCGCCGGGCACGAGGGCTCGACCGTGCTGGTCGGCCTGAACGGGCTGCGGCTGCTGCGCGAGTCGGCGTGGCGATCCGGGCCGGGCCTGGACAGGAAAGGTTGA